A genomic stretch from Nocardia wallacei includes:
- the mshB gene encoding N-acetyl-1-D-myo-inositol-2-amino-2-deoxy-alpha-D-glucopyranoside deacetylase: MSAAAGGLLLVHAHPDDESIATGGTIAHYRRRGVPVTVVTCTLGEEGEVIGDEWAQLVSARADQLGGYRIGELSRALAALDAGPPRFLGGAGRWRDSGMAGETSDPRLPETLHPRAFVNSGEEAVRELVRVLLELRPQVVVGYDPRGGYGHPDHVRAHRITMAAVDAAAERGWTVPKVYWTVTDAEVLRLHTEALARRTIDRLPGALPPGWRLPVLDELPSVPTESVTTTIDVSDVLAAKRAALRAHATQVSVAPSGREFALSNNVAQPVLPEEHYILVRGRPGPRAPDGREHDLFAGLPLPTGTHTE, from the coding sequence GTGAGCGCCGCCGCGGGCGGTCTGCTGCTGGTGCACGCGCATCCCGACGACGAGTCGATCGCGACCGGCGGCACCATCGCGCACTATCGGCGGCGTGGGGTGCCGGTGACGGTGGTGACCTGCACGCTCGGGGAAGAGGGCGAGGTCATCGGGGACGAGTGGGCGCAGCTGGTCAGCGCCCGGGCCGATCAGCTCGGCGGGTATCGGATCGGTGAATTGTCCAGGGCGCTGGCGGCTTTGGACGCCGGGCCGCCGCGGTTCCTCGGCGGTGCGGGGCGCTGGCGCGATTCCGGGATGGCGGGGGAGACCTCCGATCCGCGGTTGCCCGAGACCCTGCATCCGCGGGCGTTCGTGAACTCGGGCGAGGAGGCGGTGCGGGAATTGGTGCGGGTGCTGCTGGAACTGCGGCCGCAGGTGGTCGTGGGGTACGACCCGCGCGGTGGTTACGGTCACCCGGATCATGTTCGGGCCCACCGGATCACGATGGCCGCCGTCGACGCGGCGGCGGAGCGGGGGTGGACGGTGCCGAAGGTCTACTGGACCGTGACCGATGCGGAGGTGCTGCGCCTGCACACCGAGGCGCTGGCCCGGCGCACGATCGACCGGTTGCCCGGTGCGCTCCCGCCGGGCTGGCGGCTGCCGGTGCTGGACGAGCTGCCTTCTGTGCCAACCGAATCGGTGACTACCACCATCGACGTCTCCGATGTGCTGGCGGCCAAGCGCGCCGCCCTGCGCGCCCACGCCACCCAGGTGAGCGTGGCGCCCTCCGGCCGCGAGTTCGCCCTCTCCAACAACGTGGCCCAGCCGGTACTGCCGGAGGAGCACTACATCCTGGTCCGCGGCCGCCCGGGGCCCCGCGCCCCCGACGGCCGCGAGCACGACCTGTTCGCCGGGCTGCCACTGCCGACCGGGACACACACTGAGTAG
- a CDS encoding PH domain-containing protein: MTEQPTEASWQRLDKRMLLVHPVREVGRYVPVLAVSVIVGTRNDNPGWGLLALAVIVGFAVARWFTTTYRIGPDNLELRTGVLQRKRLAVPRSRIRSVDVEASPLHRLLGLAVLTIGTGQQASKDEQFKLDALANRLVPGLRAELLRHLRDTESPGAQQDSGSSAPVSAAVGVENTGPVGSSRRESVEIGHWQPKWVRYAPLSLTGFAIVAPVVGLAFQYGLAEALFRSDAVHRVGDRSAWFLAAVVAGLVVAVVAIVSLAGCARYLTTYFGLRVRDDGRTLHLRHGLFTTRQTTLDLARLRGATVNEPLLLRLAGGAELEAIMVGTSPRQKILPQAPRAAVERTLGHLLASRPTPLPLAGRSDTTDPARPETSPTGGTSPNTGNPPAGRQLCSAAELTEPDTTGVVSVEASEGPVGQELSEKAAAPANIPLVAHGPQARRRRYTRALAPVTVAAIVLAAITVAGEEVPIWVWVVVAVIAAAAAALAHDRYRGLGHAVLPPGQPGQASDAAPEGPTWLITRSGSLDRDRDCLEAPGIIGWTVRQTFFQRRAGVATLVAATAAGKKRYHVVDVPVARAWELIEEVTPGRAGHRPARTA, from the coding sequence GTGACCGAACAGCCGACCGAGGCGTCCTGGCAGCGGCTCGACAAACGCATGCTGCTGGTGCACCCGGTGCGGGAGGTGGGCCGCTACGTTCCGGTGCTGGCCGTCTCGGTGATCGTGGGCACCCGCAACGACAATCCCGGCTGGGGATTGCTGGCGCTCGCGGTCATCGTGGGATTCGCGGTCGCGCGCTGGTTCACGACCACCTATCGGATCGGCCCGGACAATCTCGAATTGCGCACGGGGGTGTTGCAGCGCAAGCGACTGGCGGTGCCGCGCTCGCGGATTCGCTCGGTGGACGTCGAGGCGTCGCCGCTGCACCGGCTGCTCGGGCTGGCGGTGCTGACCATCGGGACCGGGCAGCAGGCGAGCAAGGACGAACAGTTCAAGCTCGATGCCCTGGCGAATCGGCTGGTTCCGGGATTGCGCGCCGAGCTGCTGCGGCACCTCAGAGACACGGAAAGCCCCGGCGCGCAACAGGATTCGGGATCGAGTGCGCCGGTCAGCGCGGCCGTCGGTGTCGAAAACACCGGGCCCGTCGGCTCTTCGCGTCGCGAGAGCGTGGAAATCGGCCACTGGCAACCGAAATGGGTGCGGTACGCGCCGCTGTCGCTGACCGGGTTCGCGATCGTCGCGCCGGTGGTCGGCCTGGCATTCCAGTACGGCCTGGCCGAGGCCCTGTTCCGCTCCGACGCGGTGCACCGGGTCGGCGACCGGAGCGCCTGGTTCCTCGCGGCCGTCGTGGCGGGACTGGTGGTCGCCGTGGTGGCGATCGTCAGCCTGGCCGGGTGCGCGCGGTACCTCACCACGTATTTCGGCCTGCGCGTGCGCGACGACGGCCGCACCCTGCACCTGCGCCACGGCCTGTTCACCACCCGCCAGACCACCCTCGACCTGGCCCGCCTGCGCGGCGCCACGGTGAACGAACCCCTGCTGCTACGCCTGGCCGGCGGCGCCGAACTCGAGGCCATCATGGTAGGCACCAGCCCCCGCCAGAAAATCCTCCCCCAAGCCCCGCGCGCCGCCGTCGAACGCACGCTCGGTCATCTCCTGGCCTCCCGTCCGACCCCTCTGCCCCTGGCGGGCCGCTCCGACACCACCGATCCGGCACGACCCGAGACCTCGCCTACAGGTGGGACCTCGCCGAATACCGGGAACCCGCCTGCGGGACGACAGCTCTGCAGTGCTGCGGAACTCACCGAGCCCGACACCACGGGTGTGGTCTCGGTGGAGGCATCGGAAGGACCGGTGGGGCAAGAGCTTTCGGAGAAGGCTGCGGCACCGGCGAACATTCCGCTGGTGGCGCATGGGCCGCAGGCTCGGCGGCGAAGGTATACCCGGGCGCTGGCGCCCGTAACCGTGGCGGCGATCGTGCTCGCGGCCATCACCGTTGCGGGGGAAGAGGTTCCGATATGGGTGTGGGTGGTGGTAGCCGTGATCGCCGCGGCGGCAGCGGCTCTGGCGCACGACCGGTATCGCGGGCTGGGCCACGCCGTCCTGCCTCCCGGGCAGCCGGGCCAGGCATCCGACGCGGCTCCGGAGGGCCCCACCTGGTTGATCACGCGCAGCGGCTCGCTGGATCGAGACCGGGATTGTCTCGAGGCGCCCGGCATCATCGGCTGGACCGTCCGCCAGACCTTCTTCCAGCGCCGCGCCGGAGTCGCCACCCTGGTCGCGGCCACCGCCGCCGGGAAGAAGCGCTACCACGTCGTGGACGTGCCCGTCGCGCGCGCATGGGAACTGATCGAGGAAGTCACTCCCGGCCGAGCCGGACACCGCCCGGCCCGAACCGCGTGA
- a CDS encoding PH domain-containing protein translates to MAQPSDPPAAGDTIMAEPAWRPSPRARLLWALGPAIGWAIVLIAELIWLGVDSAHRAAQAAVVAATLVSAAVSVVAVPLWRYAVHRWEVTGEAVYTRTGWLTQESRVAPITRVQTVDTQRGPLERLLGLATVTVTTASSAGAVRISALDRPVAEQTVARLTRIAARHRGDAT, encoded by the coding sequence ATGGCACAGCCTTCCGATCCGCCCGCGGCCGGTGACACGATCATGGCCGAGCCCGCCTGGCGGCCGAGTCCCCGCGCCCGCCTGCTGTGGGCGCTCGGTCCCGCGATCGGCTGGGCGATCGTGCTGATCGCCGAATTGATCTGGCTCGGCGTCGACAGTGCGCATCGGGCGGCGCAGGCCGCGGTCGTAGCCGCCACGCTGGTGTCGGCGGCGGTCAGCGTGGTCGCGGTGCCGCTGTGGCGGTACGCGGTGCATCGGTGGGAGGTGACCGGCGAGGCGGTCTACACCCGCACCGGGTGGCTCACGCAGGAGAGCCGGGTCGCGCCGATCACCCGGGTGCAGACCGTCGACACCCAGCGCGGCCCGCTGGAACGGCTGCTGGGTCTGGCCACCGTCACCGTCACCACCGCCTCGTCGGCGGGAGCCGTCCGGATCAGCGCATTGGACCGGCCGGTGGCCGAGCAGACGGTGGCCCGGCTGACGCGGATCGCGGCGCGGCACCGGGGAGACGCGACGTGA
- a CDS encoding bifunctional FO biosynthesis protein CofGH has product MIEGVTDLPNPGIPPAPPSPSAMRRALRRARDGVTLNVDEATVLLHARGDDLVELSRSAARVRDAAVASAGRSKTITYSKNVFIPLTRLCRDRCHYCTFVTVPGKLRAEGKGMYLEPDEVLDIARQGAALGCKEALFTLGDRPEDRWPEAAQWLDEHGYDSTLDYLRAVSIMVLEETGLLPHLNPGVMSWAEISRLKPVSQSMGLMLETTATRLFSEKGNCHYGSPDKDPAVRLRAITDAGRLSVPFTTGILVGIGETLRERAESIMAIRKQHKAFGHIQEVIVQNFRAKDDTAMREVPDADIEEFRAAVAVSRLVLPPDVAVQAPPNLVSQQECQALIDAGIDDWGGVSPVTPDHVNPERPWPNLDTLAEITEAAGYRLAERTSAHPRYVRAGNPWVDPRIGAHVAALSDPETGLAKPDAIPQGLPWQEPDESWESTGRVDLNTAIDTDGRNTDARSDSGLGDEVVGAFGDWETIREQVRELAVAAPERFDADVLAALRAAERDPAGLTDDQYLALATADGAELDAIAALADQLRRDTVGDDVTYIVNRNINFTNICYTGCRFCAFAQRKGDADAFSLSAEEVADRAWEAYVEGATEVCMQGGIDPDLPVTGYADLVRAVKKRVPSMHVHAFSPMEVANGVARSGQSIHDWLSALKEAGLDTIPGTAAEILDDEVRWVLTKGKLPTSAWIEVVTTAHKLGIRSSSTMMYGHVDSPKHWVGHLRVLRGIQDETGGFTEFVLLPFVHQSAPLYLAGASRPGPTIRDNRAAHALARIMLHGRIDNIQTSWVKLGTKGTQVMLNSGANDLGGTLMEETISRMAGSQHGSAKTVAELTDIATGIGRPARERTTLYGKPPHRAPALSLPVG; this is encoded by the coding sequence ATGATCGAGGGCGTGACGGATCTACCGAACCCTGGCATCCCGCCCGCACCCCCGTCCCCCTCGGCGATGCGCCGGGCGCTGCGGCGGGCCCGCGACGGAGTGACGCTGAACGTCGACGAGGCCACCGTGCTGCTGCACGCTCGCGGCGACGACCTGGTGGAGCTGAGTCGCAGCGCCGCCCGGGTCCGCGACGCCGCCGTGGCGTCGGCGGGCCGATCCAAGACCATCACCTACTCCAAGAACGTCTTCATCCCGCTGACCCGATTGTGTCGCGATCGCTGTCACTACTGCACTTTCGTCACGGTGCCCGGCAAGCTGCGCGCCGAGGGCAAGGGCATGTACCTCGAGCCGGACGAGGTGCTCGACATCGCCCGGCAGGGTGCGGCATTGGGTTGCAAGGAGGCCCTTTTCACGCTCGGCGACCGGCCGGAGGATCGCTGGCCCGAGGCCGCGCAGTGGCTCGACGAGCACGGTTACGACTCCACCCTGGACTACCTGCGTGCCGTCTCGATCATGGTGCTCGAGGAGACCGGGCTGCTGCCGCACCTCAATCCGGGCGTGATGTCGTGGGCGGAGATCTCGCGGCTCAAGCCGGTCAGCCAGTCCATGGGGCTGATGCTGGAGACCACCGCCACCCGCCTGTTCAGCGAGAAGGGCAACTGCCACTACGGCAGTCCCGACAAGGATCCCGCGGTGCGGTTGCGCGCCATCACCGACGCCGGGCGGCTGTCGGTGCCGTTCACCACCGGCATCCTGGTGGGCATCGGCGAGACGCTGCGCGAGCGCGCCGAGTCCATCATGGCGATTCGCAAGCAGCACAAGGCGTTCGGGCACATCCAGGAAGTGATCGTGCAGAACTTCCGGGCCAAGGACGACACCGCGATGCGCGAGGTTCCCGATGCCGACATCGAGGAGTTCCGCGCGGCGGTCGCGGTGTCGCGGCTGGTGCTGCCGCCGGACGTGGCGGTGCAGGCCCCGCCGAACCTGGTGTCGCAGCAGGAATGCCAGGCGCTGATCGACGCCGGTATCGACGACTGGGGCGGCGTGTCGCCGGTGACGCCCGACCACGTGAATCCCGAACGGCCCTGGCCGAACCTGGACACCCTGGCCGAGATCACCGAGGCGGCGGGATACCGGCTCGCCGAGCGCACCTCCGCCCATCCGCGTTATGTGCGGGCCGGAAACCCGTGGGTCGATCCGCGCATCGGCGCGCACGTCGCCGCGCTCTCCGACCCGGAGACCGGGCTGGCGAAGCCCGACGCGATCCCGCAGGGCCTGCCCTGGCAGGAGCCGGACGAGTCGTGGGAGTCCACCGGGCGCGTGGACCTGAACACCGCCATCGACACCGACGGCCGGAACACCGACGCGCGCAGTGACTCCGGGCTCGGCGACGAGGTGGTCGGCGCGTTCGGTGACTGGGAGACCATTCGCGAGCAGGTCCGGGAGCTGGCCGTGGCCGCGCCCGAGCGGTTCGACGCCGACGTACTGGCCGCGCTGCGGGCCGCCGAGCGCGATCCGGCCGGGCTGACCGACGACCAGTACCTGGCGCTGGCGACCGCCGACGGCGCCGAACTGGACGCCATCGCCGCGCTGGCCGATCAGCTGCGCCGCGACACCGTGGGCGACGACGTCACCTACATCGTCAACCGCAACATCAACTTCACCAACATCTGCTACACCGGCTGCCGCTTCTGCGCGTTCGCCCAGCGCAAGGGTGACGCCGACGCGTTCTCGCTGTCCGCGGAGGAGGTCGCCGATCGAGCCTGGGAGGCTTACGTCGAGGGCGCCACCGAGGTCTGTATGCAGGGCGGCATCGACCCGGATCTGCCGGTCACCGGGTACGCCGATCTGGTGCGGGCGGTGAAGAAGCGGGTGCCGTCGATGCATGTGCACGCGTTCAGCCCGATGGAGGTGGCCAACGGCGTCGCCCGCAGCGGGCAGAGCATCCACGACTGGCTGTCGGCGCTGAAAGAGGCTGGGCTGGACACGATTCCGGGCACCGCCGCGGAGATCCTGGACGACGAGGTGCGCTGGGTGCTCACCAAGGGCAAGCTGCCCACCTCGGCCTGGATCGAAGTCGTCACCACCGCGCACAAACTCGGCATCCGCTCCAGCTCGACCATGATGTACGGGCACGTCGACAGCCCGAAGCACTGGGTCGGGCATCTGCGGGTGCTGCGCGGGATCCAGGACGAGACAGGCGGTTTCACCGAATTCGTGCTGCTGCCCTTCGTGCACCAGAGCGCCCCGCTGTATCTGGCCGGGGCCTCCCGCCCCGGCCCGACCATCCGCGACAACCGCGCCGCCCACGCCCTGGCCCGCATCATGCTGCACGGCCGCATCGACAATATCCAGACCAGTTGGGTCAAACTGGGCACCAAGGGCACTCAGGTCATGCTCAACAGCGGCGCCAACGACCTCGGCGGCACCCTGATGGAGGAAACCATCTCGCGCATGGCCGGCTCCCAGCACGGCTCGGCGAAAACCGTCGCCGAACTCACCGACATCGCCACCGGCATCGGCCGCCCCGCCCGCGAACGCACCACCCTCTACGGCAAACCCCCGCACCGCGCCCCCGCACTCTCCCTTCCGGTGGGGTGA
- a CDS encoding Uma2 family endonuclease — protein sequence MTVSWQKAQQEPVTWEAFLDIDEDFRRELEIVDGYVVPREQRGRDHQKVGTRLSLALERAAVDEMRGSDGSCYETNTEVDVLLWEVPPTARKPDAVLHRCLPDYEQLGAEHCLVVAEVLSTWSERRDRVHKMGDYADAGIPHYWLVSFDKVGALTIERYALSDRKGPYTHIGTSHRDMGPVAVSVSDPFPLQLLWADLEVGPKL from the coding sequence GTGACCGTGAGTTGGCAGAAGGCCCAACAGGAACCCGTGACATGGGAGGCGTTCCTGGACATCGACGAGGACTTCCGGCGTGAACTGGAAATCGTCGACGGGTATGTGGTGCCCCGGGAACAGCGCGGTCGCGATCACCAGAAGGTGGGCACCCGCCTCTCGCTGGCACTGGAACGCGCCGCGGTGGACGAGATGCGCGGCAGCGACGGGTCGTGCTACGAGACCAACACCGAGGTCGATGTGTTGCTGTGGGAGGTGCCGCCGACCGCCCGCAAACCCGACGCGGTGCTGCATCGATGCCTGCCCGACTACGAGCAGTTGGGCGCGGAGCACTGTCTTGTCGTCGCCGAGGTGCTGTCCACCTGGTCCGAGCGCCGAGACCGGGTACACAAGATGGGCGACTACGCGGACGCCGGTATTCCGCATTACTGGCTGGTGAGCTTCGACAAGGTCGGAGCCCTGACGATCGAACGCTATGCGCTGTCCGACCGGAAGGGGCCGTACACCCACATCGGCACCTCGCATCGAGATATGGGCCCGGTGGCGGTGTCCGTGTCGGATCCTTTTCCGCTGCAGTTGCTTTGGGCCGACCTGGAGGTCGGCCCAAAGCTGTAG
- a CDS encoding MFS transporter encodes MRLPLLSLMLVVFGLTTGEFAIAGILPDVAGDLTVPVSSAGLLVTAYALGMIVGGPVLTVLTAWVPRRRLVPGLVGFAVLANLGSAVAPNYPVLVVTRFAAGLIVATFFAVAIATAVRNAPEGKAASAIARVALGMNLGLVLGTPIGTLIGQHLGWRATFAVVATCAALGLLMVLRFVTELPPAATGSVFGELRVLADRELLLGIALTALGSLGVVAVFTYIAPLLTEVAGFGAAAVPVLLLVYGAGAVVGNQFGGWLADRALLPALTGLLTALAAALVLFWAAGESPAAAAVLVFVLGTLAFAVIPGMQTRVIGAAAAAPTLGVALNASGYQVAAAIAGRLGGWTIAEGPGLRTLPLLAAALTLAGATLALHLLRRDRRSALV; translated from the coding sequence ATGCGACTCCCCTTGCTGTCTCTGATGCTGGTCGTCTTCGGCCTCACGACCGGTGAATTCGCGATCGCCGGGATCCTGCCCGACGTGGCGGGCGACCTCACGGTCCCCGTGTCCTCGGCGGGCCTGCTGGTGACGGCCTATGCGCTGGGCATGATCGTGGGCGGACCGGTGCTCACGGTGCTGACCGCGTGGGTCCCGCGGCGGCGCCTGGTGCCGGGGCTGGTGGGCTTCGCGGTGCTGGCGAATCTCGGTTCGGCGGTGGCGCCGAACTATCCGGTGCTGGTCGTCACCCGGTTCGCGGCGGGATTGATCGTGGCCACCTTCTTCGCGGTCGCGATCGCCACGGCGGTGCGCAACGCGCCCGAGGGCAAGGCGGCCTCGGCGATCGCGCGGGTCGCGCTCGGGATGAACCTGGGTCTGGTGCTCGGCACGCCGATCGGCACCCTGATCGGGCAGCACCTGGGCTGGCGGGCCACCTTCGCCGTGGTCGCGACCTGCGCCGCGCTGGGTTTGCTGATGGTGCTGCGGTTCGTCACCGAATTGCCCCCGGCCGCAACGGGTTCGGTCTTCGGTGAACTGCGGGTGCTGGCCGATCGGGAGCTGCTGCTCGGCATCGCCCTGACCGCGCTGGGCAGCCTCGGCGTGGTCGCGGTGTTCACCTACATCGCGCCGCTGCTCACCGAGGTCGCGGGCTTCGGCGCGGCCGCCGTCCCCGTACTGCTGCTGGTCTACGGCGCGGGAGCGGTCGTCGGCAACCAGTTCGGCGGCTGGCTGGCCGACCGCGCGCTGCTGCCCGCCCTGACCGGACTGCTCACCGCCCTGGCCGCCGCCCTCGTGCTGTTCTGGGCGGCCGGCGAAAGCCCCGCGGCGGCCGCCGTCCTGGTATTCGTCCTGGGCACACTGGCTTTCGCCGTCATCCCCGGCATGCAGACCCGCGTCATCGGCGCCGCCGCCGCGGCCCCCACCCTCGGCGTCGCCCTCAACGCCTCCGGCTACCAGGTAGCCGCGGCCATAGCAGGCCGCCTCGGCGGCTGGACCATCGCCGAAGGCCCGGGCCTACGCACCCTCCCCCTCCTCGCCGCCGCCCTCACCCTCGCAGGCGCAACCCTCGCCCTCCACCTGCTCCGCCGCGACCGGCGCTCCGCTCTCGTATGA
- a CDS encoding MarR family winged helix-turn-helix transcriptional regulator produces the protein MTRPETTPKPPVDTEIDRDVCRLVHSFTRRLDVHVRRVAEQLGLTPSQVIALRELSEPITARELAVRMTCEPSNATFVLDRLEAQGLVERKPHPSDRRAKRIELTSAGHDSRAAVLARLGTGSPLTSLTEEQQRELRELLRMLVSAVETDPAEQDS, from the coding sequence ATGACCCGGCCGGAGACCACGCCGAAACCGCCCGTGGACACCGAGATCGATCGCGACGTGTGCCGGCTGGTGCACTCGTTCACCCGGCGCCTCGATGTCCATGTCCGGCGCGTCGCCGAGCAACTCGGGCTGACCCCGTCGCAGGTCATCGCCCTGCGCGAGCTGTCGGAACCGATCACCGCCCGGGAGTTGGCCGTCCGAATGACGTGCGAGCCCTCGAATGCCACCTTCGTGCTCGATAGGCTGGAGGCGCAGGGACTCGTCGAGCGCAAACCGCACCCCAGCGACCGGCGCGCCAAGCGGATCGAGCTGACCTCCGCCGGGCACGACAGCCGCGCGGCCGTGCTCGCCAGGCTCGGGACGGGATCACCGCTGACCTCGCTCACCGAGGAGCAGCAGCGGGAATTGCGCGAACTGCTGCGGATGTTGGTATCGGCGGTGGAAACCGATCCGGCCGAACAGGATTCGTGA
- the fdxA gene encoding ferredoxin translates to MPYIIAEPCVDVKDKACIEECPVDCIYEGNRMLYIHPDECVDCGACEPVCPVEAIFYEDDTPDQWTGYVNANVDFFDDLGSPGGATKVGKVDYDPPFIKELPPMASE, encoded by the coding sequence GTGCCGTACATCATCGCTGAACCGTGCGTTGACGTGAAGGACAAGGCGTGCATCGAGGAATGCCCCGTGGACTGCATCTACGAGGGCAACCGCATGCTGTACATCCATCCCGACGAGTGCGTGGACTGTGGTGCGTGTGAGCCGGTGTGCCCGGTCGAGGCCATCTTCTACGAGGACGACACCCCGGACCAGTGGACCGGATACGTCAACGCCAACGTCGACTTCTTCGACGATCTGGGTTCACCCGGCGGCGCGACGAAGGTCGGCAAGGTCGACTACGATCCGCCGTTCATCAAGGAACTGCCGCCGATGGCGAGCGAGTAG
- the dapC gene encoding succinyldiaminopimelate transaminase produces the protein MFERGRVSALLPDFPWDTIASAKARAAAHPDGIVDLSVGTPVDPVDSLIRAALAAVADVPGYPTTHGTPQLRAAAVDALKRRFGITGVAPDAVLPAIGTKELIAGLPRLLGLGAADLVVIPEVAYPTYEVGALLAGTRILRADGLTRLGPESPALIFLNSPSNPTGRVLGVEHLRKVVNFARERGAVVASDECYLGLAWDERAVSILDPEVCDGDHTGLLAIHSLSKTSNLASYRAGFVTGDPALVRELLEVRKHAGMMVPFPVQSAMTAALGDDAHEARQRELYRARREVLRKALQQADFRIDHSQAGLYLWSTRGENCRTTLDWLAERGILAAPGDFYGPTGTEHVRIALTATDERIAAAARRLTD, from the coding sequence TTGTTCGAGCGTGGCCGGGTCAGTGCGCTGCTACCCGATTTTCCTTGGGACACCATCGCTTCCGCGAAGGCGCGGGCGGCGGCCCACCCCGACGGCATCGTCGACCTGTCGGTGGGCACGCCGGTCGATCCGGTCGATTCGCTGATCCGGGCGGCGCTGGCCGCGGTGGCGGACGTGCCCGGCTACCCGACCACACACGGCACTCCCCAATTGCGCGCCGCGGCGGTCGACGCGCTGAAGCGGCGGTTCGGTATCACCGGGGTGGCGCCGGATGCCGTGCTGCCCGCGATCGGCACCAAGGAGTTGATCGCGGGGCTGCCGCGGCTGCTCGGCTTGGGCGCCGCCGATCTGGTGGTGATTCCCGAGGTGGCGTACCCGACCTACGAGGTCGGCGCGCTGCTGGCGGGCACCCGCATCCTGCGTGCCGACGGGCTGACCCGGCTGGGTCCGGAGTCGCCGGCGCTGATCTTCCTGAATTCGCCGTCCAATCCGACCGGCCGGGTGCTGGGAGTCGAGCACCTGCGCAAGGTGGTGAATTTCGCCCGCGAGCGCGGCGCGGTCGTCGCATCCGACGAGTGCTACCTGGGCCTGGCCTGGGACGAGCGCGCGGTGTCGATCCTCGATCCCGAGGTCTGCGACGGCGACCACACCGGTCTGCTGGCGATCCACTCGCTGTCGAAGACATCGAATCTGGCCAGCTATCGGGCCGGATTCGTGACCGGCGATCCGGCGCTGGTCCGCGAGTTGCTCGAGGTACGCAAGCACGCCGGGATGATGGTGCCGTTCCCGGTGCAGTCCGCCATGACCGCCGCGCTCGGTGACGACGCGCACGAGGCCCGGCAGCGGGAGCTGTACCGCGCTCGCCGCGAGGTGTTGCGAAAAGCGTTGCAGCAGGCCGATTTCCGGATCGATCACTCACAGGCGGGCCTGTACCTGTGGTCCACCCGCGGCGAGAACTGCCGCACCACTCTGGACTGGCTGGCCGAGCGCGGCATCCTCGCGGCCCCCGGCGACTTCTACGGGCCCACCGGTACCGAACATGTCCGCATCGCCCTGACCGCCACCGACGAACGCATCGCCGCCGCCGCGCGACGCCTGACCGACTGA
- a CDS encoding acetyltransferase: MSDEIELRPCAGPAEFPRLVNVWRSAVLTTHDFLTPEDFADIEQHLADDYFPAVELTVATRGGGIVGFSGLAAGQLEMLFIDDAHRGSGVGSALLRAALDRYPSLTVDVNEQNPQALGFYLHHGFVVTGRSETDSEGRPYPLVHLVHAVRGD, encoded by the coding sequence GTGAGCGACGAGATCGAGCTGCGACCGTGCGCGGGCCCCGCCGAGTTCCCGAGGTTGGTGAACGTCTGGCGCAGCGCCGTCCTGACCACCCACGACTTCCTGACGCCGGAGGATTTCGCCGACATCGAGCAGCACCTGGCCGACGACTACTTCCCCGCGGTCGAACTCACGGTCGCCACCCGCGGCGGCGGGATCGTCGGCTTCTCCGGACTGGCAGCGGGCCAGCTCGAGATGCTGTTCATCGATGACGCACACCGCGGCAGCGGCGTCGGGTCGGCACTGCTGCGCGCGGCCCTCGACCGCTATCCGTCCCTGACCGTCGATGTCAACGAGCAGAACCCGCAGGCCCTCGGCTTCTATCTGCACCACGGCTTCGTCGTGACCGGGCGCTCCGAGACCGACTCCGAAGGTCGGCCCTACCCGCTGGTCCACCTCGTCCACGCGGTCCGGGGCGACTGA